Genomic window (Pseudomonas azadiae):
CACGTGGCTCCTGAGGCGAAAAAACCCCTGGTAGCAGGATATTGCGAACATCTTCAGGCACAGCACCAGCACACACAGTGTGTAGACCTGCAAAAGCTCACTCATCGCGGCCCCCATTCACCACCAGATAAAGCAACGGCCCCACCGACACGAACACCGCCGTCAGCAAAAAATACGGCATGACCGAAACCAACGAACGCCCCCGGCGCCGCGCATCCCGGTACATCCACACACACGCCAGCACCGCCATCAGGTACAGGTCGATCACCACCTGCGCCGTGTCCGGGCGCGCCATCAATTCCTGGCCAAACGATAACAGCGACTGCTCGGCCGTCAGCATCGTCGCCAGGGTGTACAGGGAAAACCCGAGCAACGCGGCCAGGGCCATAGAGGGTCTTTTCATGGTGGCTTCCTTGGAGTGATCAAGGCTTAAGTTAGTGGTAAGGTTCAGCCCCTCGCAATGACCTCGGAGGTCATGGTTTGGTCACGGACTACTCTTCCACCGCTGGCGAACAACTGCGCCACTTGCGCAGGCTGGCCAAGCTGAGCCAACTCGACCTGGCGTTGATCACGGGGGTTTCCCAGCGGCACCTCAGTTGCATCGAGACGGGCCGGGCCAAGCCAGGCCCAGGCACCCTGCATACGCTGCTCGCGGCGCTGGAGGCACCGCTGGACCAGCGCAACCGCGTATTCCTCGCGGCCGGCTATGCTCCGCGCTACCCCGCCACGCCGCTCGCCTCCCCCGCGATGGCCGCGATCCGCGAAGCGGTCAGCCACGTGCTGCACGCCAACAATCCAGCCCCCGCCATCCTGCTGGACAGCCAGTGGCAGGTGCTGGCGGCGAATGCCAGTACCCATGCGCTGTTTGCATTGGTGGGCATCACGCCGGATGCGGCGCAGGGTGTGAACCTGCTGGTCACCTTGCTGCAAGCGGGCGGCCTGGGCGATCACCTGCTCAATGCCGACGAGATTCGCACCCTGGCCTGGCAGCGTGCCTCCCGCGAAGCGCTGGGCAATCCGGAACTGGCCGCGTTACTCGCCACCTTGCCGGCACCGACAGATGCCGAACTGCCCGCGCACCTGCCACCCTTGGTGCTGACGCGCATTCGCTCGACCCAGGGCGAACTGAGCTTTCTGTCTACCTTCACAACGTTCGGCATGCCTCAGGACATCACCCTCGCCTCCCTGCGCATCGAACATCTGATTCCCGCTGACGCGGCCACCTGGCAGGTGATGCGCGGTGCCCAAAGGGATGATGCGGCGCTGGTTTTGTGAAATAGCTGTACGTAGACTGCCGCCATACCCCCACTTGAAGGCGGCGAAAAAAACGTGATGCAAGTTACCGAAGTGTCCATTGCCCAATTGCGCGCTGCGCTTGAATCCGGCCAAACCACAGCCGTTGAGCTGGTCAAGGCTTACCTGGCGCGGATCGATGCCTATGACGGTCCGCAGACGGCCACCGCGCTGAACGCCGTGGTGGTGCGCAACCCCGATGCGCTGAAAGAAGCCGAAGCATCCGATGCACGCAGGATGAGGGGTGAAACCCTGGGGCCGTTGGAGGGCATTCCCTACACCGCCAAAGACAGCTATCTGGTCAAGGGCCTGACCGCTGCATCCGGCAGCCCGGCGTTTGCCAACCTGGTCGCCCAGCGCGACGCGTTCACCATCGAGCGCCTGCGCGCCGGGGGCGCCATCTGCCTGGGCAAGACCAATATGCCGCCGATGGCCAACGGCGGGATGCAGCGCGGTGTGTATGGCCGGGCGGAGAGCCCGTATAACGCCGATTACCTGACCGCACCGTTTGCCTCCGGCTCGTCCAACGGCGCCGGCACCGCGACGGCCGCCAGCTTTGCCGCCTTCGGTCTGGCGGAAGAAACCTGGTCCAGCGGACGCGGCCCGGCGTCCAACAACGGCCTGTGCGCCTACACCCCGTCCCGAGGGGTTATTTCGGTGCGCGGCAACTGGCCTTTGACGCCCACCATGGACGTGGTCGTGCCCTTTGCCCGCACCATGGCCGACCTGCTGGAGATACTCGAGGTGGTGGTGGCCGAAGACCCGGACACCCGTGGCGACCTGTGGCGCCTGCAGCCGTGGGTGCCGATCCCGAGTGTCGCTTCGGTGCGCCCGGCGTCCTACCTTGAACTGGCGGCAACGGCCGAGTCCCTCGCGGGCAAGCGCTTTGGCGTGCCGCGCATGTACATCAATGCAGACCCGGATGCCGGCACCAGCGAAAAGCCGGGGATTGGCGGCCCGACCGGGCAGAAGATCAACACCCGCGCCAGCGTGATCGCGCTGTGGCAAGCCGCACGCCAGGCACTGCAAGCCGCTGGTGCCGAAGTCGTGGAGGTGGACTTCCCGCTGGTCTCCAACTGCGAAGGCGACCGCCCCGGCGCGCCCACTGTGTTTACCCGCGGGCTGGTGTCCAAGGAATTCCTCCACGATGAACTGTGGGAACTGTCGGCCTGGGCCTTCGATGACTTCCTGCGCGCCAACAACGACCCCGCCCTCAACCGCCTGGCTGATGTGGACGGGCCGAAGATCTTCCCCCACGACCCAGGCACCCTGCCCAACCGTGAAGACGACCTGGCGGCCGGCATGGACGAATACGTGCGCATGGCCGAGCGCGGTATTACTCCATGGGATCACATCAGCAGCGTTCCCGACGGCCTGCGCGGCCTGGAGCAAACCCGGCGCATCGACCTGGAAGACTGGATGAACACGCTCGGCCTCGACGCTGTGCTGTTCCCCACGGTGGCCGACGTGGGCCCGGCGGATGCCGACGTGAACGAAGCCTCGGCGGATATCGCGTGGAGCAACGGCGTCTGGGTAGCCAACGGCAACCTCGCCATCCGCCACCTCGGCGTACCGACCGTCACCGTGCCGATGGGCGTGATGGCGGATATCGGCATGCCGGTGGGGCTGACATTTGCCGGGCGGGCTTATGACGATTCGGCGTTGCTGCGATTTGCTTCGGCGTATGAAGCGACGGGCAGCAAACGCCAGGTCCCGCCGCGTACTCCGCCGTTGGCGGCAGACTAAACACCGTTCAACTGTGGGAGCTGGCTTGCCTGCGATTGCGGTCTTTCAGGTACACATGTACCAACTGAACCACCGCCATCGCGGCATAGGTTTCTACACATTTTTGTAGTGAGCGGGCTTGTCCCGCGCTGGGTGGCGAAGCCGCCCCAATAAAAGACGCCGCGCAGTTTCAGACAAACCCAATTCGCCTGGTTTGGGGCGGCTGCGCAGCCCAGCGCGGGACAAGCCCGCTCACTACAAAGATGTGTAGATACCTATGGCCATCGCAGGCAAGCCAGTTCCCACATTTTTGAACGCATTTCAGGCCGATTCGGCGTAAACCGTCACCGGCCGCAACCCCCCAGATCCCACCGCAGGCAGCAGGCTAAACACCGTGCAACTGTGGGAGCTGGCTTGCCTGCGAAAGCGGTCTTTCAGTGACAAATGTGCCGACTGACCCACCGCCATCGCGGCATAGGTTTCTACCCATTTTTGTAGTGAGCGGGCTTGTCCCGCGCTGGGTGGCGAAGCCGCCCCAATAAAAGACGCCGCGCAGTTTCAGACAAACCCAATTCGCCTGGTTTGGGGCGGCTTCGCAGCCCAGCGCGGGACAAGCCCGCTCACTACAAAGATGTGTAGATACCTATGGCCATCGCAGGCAAGCCAGTTCCCACCTTTTTGAGCGTATTTCAGGCCGATTCGGCGTAAACCGTCACCGGCCGCAAACCCCAGATCCCACCGCAGGCAGCAGGCTAAACACAGTGCAACTGTGGGAGCTGGCTTGCCTGCGAAAGCGGTCCTTCAGTGACAAATGTGCCGACTGACCCACCGCCATCACCAAGGCGTCGCAGGGCACCCCTGGTATTTTTCATCGGGCGTCATGGGCGTGAATCCTCGTTTCGACGTTGCCATTCATCCACCACATCGCCCAGGGTCTTGGGCTGGTCGTTGCGGATCCAGGCCATGAAGGGGCGGTCGAACTTGAACCTCGGACCGCACTGCTCAAGCATGAAGCGGCGCACGTTCTGTGTGTTTTTGTAGTGACGGTTCACGGGTGTGGCGCGGGTGATGGGGTCGCTGTGCCAATTGAAGTCCATTTGCTTGACGCTCCGATGTCTCAGGAGCTCGCAGCATAGCGCCAAAATGCCACAGTGAACGCCGGTCAACCGATGTTCACCGTGGTTTCTTTCGCGTCACCCGACGAAGTCGGCACCACGCGTATTGACGAACAGCGCATAGATCGAATGGCTGCCCGCCATGAACAGGCGGTTGCCTTCGCGGCCGCCAAAACACAGGTTGGGACAGCGCTCCGGCAGCGAGATATGCCCGATAGCCTTGCCCTGTGGGTTGAACACGCGCACGCCGTCGAGTTTTTCCAGGTCGGCCTTGGGGTCGCCGTTGCCACCCCAGCCACACCACAGGTTGCCGCTCTCGTCGCACTTGATGCCGTCCAGCGCTGCGTAGTCAAACCCTTCGATGTGCTTGCGACGTGCGCCGAGCGTGCCGTCCTCCTTCACGTCGATGGCCCAGACCAGCCGGTTGGGTTTGGCCCGGCCCTCCACCACATACAGGATTTTTTCGTCCGGGGAAAAGCACAAGCCATTGGGCCCGTTGAGGTCGTCGATCACCCGCGTGACCTTGCCGCTGTCTGCGTCTATACGATAAACGCCGTGGGGCTGAGTGGGTGTGATCTTGTGCCCTTCGTAGTTGTTGCCGGTCTGGAAAGGCGGGTCAGTGAACCACACCGAGCCATCACGTTTGCACACGATATCGTTGGGCGAATTGAAAGGCTTGCCCTCAAAACTGTCCGCCAGCACAGTGATGCGGCCGTTGTGTTCGGTCCGGCTGATTCGCCGACCCTCACTCGTGGTGGTCGAACCTTCGCACACCAGCAGACGGCCCTGGCGATCACGGCACATGCCGTTGGAGAAGTTGGCGTTGTCACGGTACACCGACAGGCTATCGGTCACTTCGTCCCAGCGCAGGATGCGGTTGTTGGGGATATCGCTGACCAGCAAGTAGCGGCCATCCCCGATCCATACCGGCCCCTCCGCCCAGCGCAGGCCGGTCGCGAGCCGTTCGACGCTGGCGTTGAACAGGCGCAACTCGAGGAAGCTGTCATCGAGCACGTTGATCAGCGGGTCGGGATAACGCTGGCTCAAGGGTTCGGCGGCTTCTGCCAGGCCAGGCACATTGCCGAGCACCGCGACCGATGCGCAAACTGCCAGGGAACGCTTGAGGAAGACGCGGCGACTGTGGTCGGCCCGCGCAGGCAGAGGAGGAAATGCCATGGTGTGTCTCCGTTATTTTATTGTTAGACGGAGAACCATTCTTGCTTAGTGATGGGACGTCGTACAAGAACATTAGGACCTCAATGCTGCTTTCCTATGGGCACGCGTGCAAATAATCAAAATTACGATTCCAAAATCGAGCCGGATATTGCAATGTTGTACGACGACACAATCTGTAACGTGTCTGTCCTCCAACAACAATAAGGAATCCCCCATGCAAAAACTCAAACTGCTGATCGGTTTTCTGTGCCTGTTCACCGGTTATGTCGCAGCGGCGCCCGCTACTGCCGAGAAGGAAGTGGCCCAAGCGGTCGACCAACTGACCCAAGCCATGCTGCACCTGGACCTCAAGCAGCTTCACGCGCTGACCTCCGACACGCTCACCTACGGCCACTCCAGCGGCAAGGTGCAGAACAAAGCGCAATTCATCGCTGACCTGGAAACCCGCACCAGCGCCTTCAAGACCCTGGAGATGCAGAACCAGACCATCACCCTGCAAGGCGACACCGCGCTGGTGCGCAACCACTTCCACGCGCTGGCCGTGAACAGCGGCGTCGAAGTCCCTACCGACATCGACAACTTCCAGGTGTGGCAGAAGCAAAAAGGCAAATGGCTGCTGATCGGGCGTCAGGCTTACAAGTACTGAGGGCCGCGGGTGAGCCGCCGCAGTCGGCTCACCCTGCCACCACCTTGCGCACGGTCAGCAGCGCGTCACGCAACGCCGGCATCGCCAGCGAGCCCAACGCCAGCCGCAACGCATGCGGGACATGGGCAGAAACGGCAAACGGCTCGGCGGTGGACACCGAAATGTGCTCGCGCTGCAAGGCCATGGCGACCTGATCGGCGCGGGCCTCTTCGGCCAGGGGCAACCACAAGAAATACGATGAGGGATGGCTGGTGTAGGCCAGCCCTTTGAGCACCTGCGCCGCCAGGGCCTGCCGCGCCTGGGCATCCTCGCGCTTTTGCGCTTCCAGTTGCGCGACGGTGCCATCTTCGATCCACGCCACCGCAATCGCACTCATCACGCCTGGGACGTTCCAGGTGGTGGCCATGATCGTGCGCTCCAGTGTCTTCACCCATTCCCGGGGCGCCGCGACAAAGCCCACGCGCAGACCGGTCGCGACACTTTTCGAGAGCCCGCCCACGTACACCGTGCGTTCCGGCGCCAGGCTCGCCACGGGCGGCGGCGGGTTTGCGGCGAGGAACGCGTAGGCCGCGTCTTCGATGATGATCAGGTCGTGCTGGCGGGCGATGGCGACCAACCGCTCGCGCTGCGCCCGGTCCATCACCCAGCCCAAAGGATTGTGCAGCGTCGGCATGCTGTACACGGCCCGCACCGGGCGGCGGCGACACAGGTTTTGCAGGGCGTCCAGGTCTGTGCCGGCGGGCGTCACCGGGATCGCGACGATTTCCAGGTGCAGGGTCTCGGCGAGCACCTTGAACCCCGAATAGGTCAACGCATCCACGGCGACCACATCGCCGGGCTTGAGCAGCGCCATCAGCGTCACCGCCAAGCCGTGCTGGGCGCCGCTGACCAACAGCACCTGCTCGGCCTGCACAGTCAGCCCACGATTGAGCAAATGCCGGGCGACGGCGGCACGCTCGTGCAAACGCCCCGCGTGAGGCTGGTAACGCAACAGGGCTTCTAGGTCACCGGACAGCGCCAACTGGCGTAACGCCGTGCGCAGCAGGTCGGCCTGGCCCGGCAACGCGGGGTAGTTGAAATTGAGGTCGCGCATGCCCGCTGCAACCGTCATCTGCCCACTGCCCTGCCCTGGCGGCAACAAGATTTCGCGCACAAAGGTGCCACGCCCGGTTTCACCGCTGACCAGCCCCATCGCCGCAAGCTCGCTGTACACGCGGCTCGCGGTGACCAGCGCCAGGCCGTGCTCGGCGGCCAGTTGGCGGTGAGTCGGCAGCCGCGTGCCGGGCGGCATTTTGCCGCTGCGGATGTCCTCGGCGAACCTGTCGACCAGTAACTTGTAGCGGGCACGCGGCATAGGGGATGTATCCATGACAATTTTTTGATTGTCTTTATGCTCGCCCCTAGGATGGCCCAAGCGCAACCCTTCTTTCTGGCGGGCATCTCCTCATGGAACGTACATCTTTCTTCAGCACCCTGGGTACAAGCACCCAAGGCTGGATCAACGGTTTTATCGGCGTGCTGATTTTCAGCGGTTCATTGCCCGCCACGCGCCTGGCCGTAATGGAGTTCGACCCCGTGTTCCTTACCATGGTGCGTGCCGTCATCGCCGCCAGCCTGGGCTTGCTGCTGCTGTGGCTGTTCAAGGAAAAACGCCCTGCGCGCCACCAATGGATGCCCCTGGCAATCGTCGCCCTTGGCGTGGTGATCGGCTTCCCGCTGCTCACCGCCCTCGCGCTGCAATACGTGACCTCGGCCCACTCCATCGTGTTCATCGGCCTGCTGCCGCTGGCCACCGCCGTGTTTGGTGTCCTGCGTGGCGGTGAGCGGCCGCGCCCGGTGTTCTGGCTGTTTTCGACCCTGGGCAGCATGCTGGTGATGGGTTATGCCGTCGTCCAAGGCCTGAGCGCCGCGCCCGTCGGCGACCTGTTGATGCTGTTGGCGGTGCTGGTGTGCGGCCTGGGCTACGCCGAAGGCGCCACGCTGTCGCGCAGCCTGGGTGGCTGGCAGGTGATCTGCTGGGCGCTGGTGATCTCGCTGCCGGTGGTCTTGCCGCTGAGCCTGATCCTGGCGCCGTCGAGTTTTGCCGGCATCAGCCTGCCGGCCTGGCTGAGCCTGGGTTACGTGGCGTTGTTCAGCATGTTGATCGGTTTTGTGTTCTGGTATCGCGGCCTGGCCCAGGGGGGCATTGCGGCCGTCGGCCAGCTGCAATTGCTGCAACCGTTCTTCGGCCTGGCACTGGCGGCGGGCCTGCTGCACGAACAGGTGAGCCTGGGCATGGTGCTGGTGACGGTCGCGGTGATCGGCTGCGTCGCCGGTGCAAGGAAGTTCGCCCGTTAACGCTGCGGCGCGACCATCTTGAACTTGATGTTGATGTCATTGGACACCACGCTGTTGCCGGCCCACTCGCCCTCGCCAATCCTGAAGTCGCCACGCTTGAGAATGAACTCACCGTCGAACACGCCAATGCCATCCAGCTCCTTGAGCAGCACCTGCACATCAACCGGCTGCGTGGTGCCTTTGATGGTCAGGTGCCCGCTGATCCTGAAGCGGTTACCGCCCAGGGCCTTGACCGAAGTGGATTCATACACGCCCACCGGATAGGTGGCGGTATCGAACCAAGAGGCACGTTGCAGGGTGTCATTGGCGTCGTCGCTCCCCGCGTTGATGCTGGCGAGCTGAATCTTGAGCCGTGCATGCCCCGCCTCCGGCCGCTGGGTATCGAAGGTCAGCGTGCCCTCAAACTGGCCGAACGTGCCATACACCCGCTGCCCCAACTGCTGGTAGGTGAAGCTGATCTGACTGGCGGCAGGGTTGACGTCGGTGTACTCCACCGCCTGTGCATTGGCGATACAACCCAGGGCGAGCAGTAGAATTCCACGTTTCATGCCGCGCTCTCCAAACAAATGCATGTATTCCCATCAGGCGCCTGTCCTGCTAAACAGAGTAGCCGCTCACCACAATAAGGACTTTGCATGCATTCCCCGTCTCTGCAAGACATCACGGCCCCGGAAGGCGTCTGCTACGGCTGCGGCACCAGCAACCCACAGGGCCTGCACATCAAGAGCCGCTGGGACGAAGACCGCATCCACGTCATCGCCGAGTATCAACCCGAGCCCCACTACACCGGCTGGCCCGACCTGGTCTACGGCGGCCTGATCGCCATGCTGGTGGACTGCCATTCCAACTGGACCGCCATGGCCTACCACTACCAGGCCGAACACCGCGAACCGGGCAGCCTGCCGCGTATCGATTGCGTCACCGGCAACCTGGGCATCAAATTCATCAAGCCCACCCCCATGGGCATCCCGCTGACCCTGCGCGCGCGGGTCGACGGCGACGTGGGCCGTAAAAGCCGTGTGGTCTGCGAGGTATACGCCGGCGACGTGCTCACCGCAATCGGTGACTCGGTGTTCGTGCGGGTCGACACCGCGCAACTGGCCGCCGCCGCCCATGGCCGCGAGGGCTGAACCTGGTCTACATTGATTGCCACCGCCAATCGAGGACTGCACCGATGACTCGTCTCACCGCCAAAGACTTTGCGCCCGAACTGCTGGAGCTCTACGACGGCTATGCCCATGGCAAGATCAACCGCCGCGAATTTCTCGACCGCGCCGCCCTGTTCACCTTGGGCGGCCTCACCGCCTCGGCCCTGCTCGCGGCGCTGAGCCCCAACTACGCCCTGGCCGAGCAGGTAAAATTCACCGACCCGGATATCGTCGCCGACTACATCACCTACCCCTCGCCCAAAGGCAACGGTACCGTGCGCGGCTACCTGGTGCGGCCGGCCAAGGCCTCAGGCAAACTGCCGGCCGTGGTGGTGGTCCACGAAAACCGTGGCTTGAATCCCTATATCGAGGACGTCGCCAGGCGCCTGGCCAAGGCCGGCTTCATCGCGCTGGCACCGGATGGCCTGACCTCAGTGGGCGGTTATCCCGGCAACGACGAGAAAGGCGTGGCGCTGCAACAGACCGTCGACCCGACCAAGCTGATGAACGACTTCTTCGCCGCCATCGAATGGCTGATGCACCACGACAACAGCACCGGCAAAGTCGGGATCACGGGCTTCTGTTATGGCGGTGGCGTGACCAACGCGGCGGCGGTGGCTTATCCGGAGTTGGGCGCGGCGGTGTCGTTTTACGGGCGCCAGCCAGAAGCCAAGGACGTACCCCGGATCAAGGCGCCGATCATGCTGCACTTCGGCGAGCTGGATACGCGGATCAATGAGGGCTGGCCTGCGTACGAAACGGCGCTGAAGACGGCAGGCACCACCTATGAAGCCTATATCTACAAGGGTGCCAACCATGGCTTCCATAACGACTCGACACCGCGTTATGACAAGGCGGCGGCGAATCTTGCGTGGGAAAGGACATTAGGTTGGTTCCGCAAGTATCTGGTTTAATGCGTTTTTTTTCCAACGGCAGGCGTTGAAATGAGCTGCCCACTTTTCGGAAACCCCTCATGCTCCAACCGTTCATAGCACGCCATTCAACCGCGCTGGCGTTGTGCCTCGTCGCCGGCAACTGCCTGGCCGCGCCGGACCTGCGGGCGGTGGTGGACGCCAGCGTCGAGCCATTGATGCAGCAACAGTCCATTCCCGGCCTCGTCGTCGGCGTCGTGAAGGACGGCAAGACGGCGTACTTCAGCTATGGCGTCGCCAGCAAAGACACCCGACAGCCCGTCAGCGAAAACACCCTGTTCGAGATCGGTTCGGTGAGCAAAACCTTCACCGCCACCCTTGCCGGGTATGCCGTAGCGACCGGCAACCTGACCCTCAGCGACCCGGCCAGCCGGTATCTGCCCGCCTTGCGCGGCAGCCCGTTCGAGCACATCAGCGTGCTCAACCTGGGCACCTACAGCGCTGGTGGCCTGCCCCTGCAGTTTCCCCGCGAGGCCGATAACAACCCGCGCATGATCAGCTATTTCCAGCACTGGAAACCCGACTTCGCCCCTGGCACCCAC
Coding sequences:
- a CDS encoding DUF2834 domain-containing protein, with amino-acid sequence MKRPSMALAALLGFSLYTLATMLTAEQSLLSFGQELMARPDTAQVVIDLYLMAVLACVWMYRDARRRGRSLVSVMPYFLLTAVFVSVGPLLYLVVNGGRDE
- a CDS encoding helix-turn-helix domain-containing protein; translated protein: MVTDYSSTAGEQLRHLRRLAKLSQLDLALITGVSQRHLSCIETGRAKPGPGTLHTLLAALEAPLDQRNRVFLAAGYAPRYPATPLASPAMAAIREAVSHVLHANNPAPAILLDSQWQVLAANASTHALFALVGITPDAAQGVNLLVTLLQAGGLGDHLLNADEIRTLAWQRASREALGNPELAALLATLPAPTDAELPAHLPPLVLTRIRSTQGELSFLSTFTTFGMPQDITLASLRIEHLIPADAATWQVMRGAQRDDAALVL
- a CDS encoding amidase encodes the protein MMQVTEVSIAQLRAALESGQTTAVELVKAYLARIDAYDGPQTATALNAVVVRNPDALKEAEASDARRMRGETLGPLEGIPYTAKDSYLVKGLTAASGSPAFANLVAQRDAFTIERLRAGGAICLGKTNMPPMANGGMQRGVYGRAESPYNADYLTAPFASGSSNGAGTATAASFAAFGLAEETWSSGRGPASNNGLCAYTPSRGVISVRGNWPLTPTMDVVVPFARTMADLLEILEVVVAEDPDTRGDLWRLQPWVPIPSVASVRPASYLELAATAESLAGKRFGVPRMYINADPDAGTSEKPGIGGPTGQKINTRASVIALWQAARQALQAAGAEVVEVDFPLVSNCEGDRPGAPTVFTRGLVSKEFLHDELWELSAWAFDDFLRANNDPALNRLADVDGPKIFPHDPGTLPNREDDLAAGMDEYVRMAERGITPWDHISSVPDGLRGLEQTRRIDLEDWMNTLGLDAVLFPTVADVGPADADVNEASADIAWSNGVWVANGNLAIRHLGVPTVTVPMGVMADIGMPVGLTFAGRAYDDSALLRFASAYEATGSKRQVPPRTPPLAAD
- a CDS encoding DUF6434 domain-containing protein produces the protein MDFNWHSDPITRATPVNRHYKNTQNVRRFMLEQCGPRFKFDRPFMAWIRNDQPKTLGDVVDEWQRRNEDSRP
- a CDS encoding SMP-30/gluconolactonase/LRE family protein, whose protein sequence is MAFPPLPARADHSRRVFLKRSLAVCASVAVLGNVPGLAEAAEPLSQRYPDPLINVLDDSFLELRLFNASVERLATGLRWAEGPVWIGDGRYLLVSDIPNNRILRWDEVTDSLSVYRDNANFSNGMCRDRQGRLLVCEGSTTTSEGRRISRTEHNGRITVLADSFEGKPFNSPNDIVCKRDGSVWFTDPPFQTGNNYEGHKITPTQPHGVYRIDADSGKVTRVIDDLNGPNGLCFSPDEKILYVVEGRAKPNRLVWAIDVKEDGTLGARRKHIEGFDYAALDGIKCDESGNLWCGWGGNGDPKADLEKLDGVRVFNPQGKAIGHISLPERCPNLCFGGREGNRLFMAGSHSIYALFVNTRGADFVG
- a CDS encoding nuclear transport factor 2 family protein, whose amino-acid sequence is MQKLKLLIGFLCLFTGYVAAAPATAEKEVAQAVDQLTQAMLHLDLKQLHALTSDTLTYGHSSGKVQNKAQFIADLETRTSAFKTLEMQNQTITLQGDTALVRNHFHALAVNSGVEVPTDIDNFQVWQKQKGKWLLIGRQAYKY
- a CDS encoding aminotransferase-like domain-containing protein; the encoded protein is MPRARYKLLVDRFAEDIRSGKMPPGTRLPTHRQLAAEHGLALVTASRVYSELAAMGLVSGETGRGTFVREILLPPGQGSGQMTVAAGMRDLNFNYPALPGQADLLRTALRQLALSGDLEALLRYQPHAGRLHERAAVARHLLNRGLTVQAEQVLLVSGAQHGLAVTLMALLKPGDVVAVDALTYSGFKVLAETLHLEIVAIPVTPAGTDLDALQNLCRRRPVRAVYSMPTLHNPLGWVMDRAQRERLVAIARQHDLIIIEDAAYAFLAANPPPPVASLAPERTVYVGGLSKSVATGLRVGFVAAPREWVKTLERTIMATTWNVPGVMSAIAVAWIEDGTVAQLEAQKREDAQARQALAAQVLKGLAYTSHPSSYFLWLPLAEEARADQVAMALQREHISVSTAEPFAVSAHVPHALRLALGSLAMPALRDALLTVRKVVAG
- a CDS encoding DMT family transporter; translated protein: MERTSFFSTLGTSTQGWINGFIGVLIFSGSLPATRLAVMEFDPVFLTMVRAVIAASLGLLLLWLFKEKRPARHQWMPLAIVALGVVIGFPLLTALALQYVTSAHSIVFIGLLPLATAVFGVLRGGERPRPVFWLFSTLGSMLVMGYAVVQGLSAAPVGDLLMLLAVLVCGLGYAEGATLSRSLGGWQVICWALVISLPVVLPLSLILAPSSFAGISLPAWLSLGYVALFSMLIGFVFWYRGLAQGGIAAVGQLQLLQPFFGLALAAGLLHEQVSLGMVLVTVAVIGCVAGARKFAR
- a CDS encoding YceI family protein; its protein translation is MKRGILLLALGCIANAQAVEYTDVNPAASQISFTYQQLGQRVYGTFGQFEGTLTFDTQRPEAGHARLKIQLASINAGSDDANDTLQRASWFDTATYPVGVYESTSVKALGGNRFRISGHLTIKGTTQPVDVQVLLKELDGIGVFDGEFILKRGDFRIGEGEWAGNSVVSNDINIKFKMVAPQR
- a CDS encoding PaaI family thioesterase — encoded protein: MHSPSLQDITAPEGVCYGCGTSNPQGLHIKSRWDEDRIHVIAEYQPEPHYTGWPDLVYGGLIAMLVDCHSNWTAMAYHYQAEHREPGSLPRIDCVTGNLGIKFIKPTPMGIPLTLRARVDGDVGRKSRVVCEVYAGDVLTAIGDSVFVRVDTAQLAAAAHGREG
- the yghX gene encoding YghX family hydrolase, whose amino-acid sequence is MTRLTAKDFAPELLELYDGYAHGKINRREFLDRAALFTLGGLTASALLAALSPNYALAEQVKFTDPDIVADYITYPSPKGNGTVRGYLVRPAKASGKLPAVVVVHENRGLNPYIEDVARRLAKAGFIALAPDGLTSVGGYPGNDEKGVALQQTVDPTKLMNDFFAAIEWLMHHDNSTGKVGITGFCYGGGVTNAAAVAYPELGAAVSFYGRQPEAKDVPRIKAPIMLHFGELDTRINEGWPAYETALKTAGTTYEAYIYKGANHGFHNDSTPRYDKAAANLAWERTLGWFRKYLV